The sequence TCGATCAATTCCACGATACTATGCCTCGCAGGCGGGTACGTCGTTACGGCAGAAGCGCCTGTCGCGACGTAACTCGGATGCCGCCGAACGATTTCCCAGGCGAACCCTTCCAAATCGAGGGTGGGAGTGCCAGCCCGGCCCGCTGAGCTCGAGGTTGTGCCATAGAAGTTCATGGTTGTCGGCATGCCGCATCCTCGCAAGCGGGAGACGCGTGAATGCCAACATGATCTACCTTCGCGGGGAATATAGTCGGGCTATTTCGTGGCTATATTTCGACTATCTCGTATGCCCGCCGCAGCCATCCTGCGGACGACGGCGGGTGAACGTGGCGAACACGCGCAAGTGTTGCGCGAGATGCCACATCGGCCTTGCCTTGCTCGGGCAGCATTGGCCTAAGGGGCAGAAAGGTGCCATGAATATGGTAGATATACTTTATCAACGCAGTATGAAAATACGCTCGAATAGAAAATGACGCCTAGTCAGCTGAACGAGTCTATTAGACCGGGTACAGCTGCCTTAGGACCGCAATCGACATTGAATTGTAACTTGGATAGCGCCGGTCAAACGGCGGGGTTGAACCGGGCCGAAGTGATGCGTGCCGTTGCGGCGCCAGCGTCTCCGGCGAACGCGTTAGTAGATGAAGTGCGATATGAGCGCTTTGTCGATGAAGCCAAGTCGGCGATGATGCAAGACCCTGCTAAGGCACTGCAGGCGGCAAAAGGCGCCGTGGCCGTTGCCATCTCGGTTGGAGCTCCCCGAGTTCGCGCTGTTGCCACCGCGCGCGCAGTGGTTATGGGGAGAAGCGCTTTCTCGTCTCGACCACCTTTCAGACGCCGAACGCATGCTTGCCCACGCTCTCGCACCAGTCGTGCAGTTCGCTCAAAACGATCGCTTGCACGGCGACATTCTTCTATCTCGGAGATGGGTGAAAGAGGCGCAGGGTCGCGTTGCCGCCGGCATGTCCGACTTCCAAAAGCCGTTTTCGATCGACCGAGTTACTCGCTAGACCAACTTCACCGAGGTATAATCACGGATCGTTAGGCTCGAAGTCATATACAGCAATCAAAACCGCATGTATTAGCGAATAAAACCTTTAAACGAATTATACAAGGAAAATAGATAGCATGGCCCTGCTGGCGATCATTAATTTTCGAGCGTATCGCGTGCGGCTGCTTATGGTATTGTAACTTCTGTAAGTGACTGCATCTTATGGAATAACGGGCATGGCTAGAAATAATAGAGAAAATTTGGTTTTCAAAATTGGGTTGGTTTTGGTTGCGGCCTCGATGACATCTGTCGCGTACGCGAATGCATCCGGGCCGAACGCGTTCCTGTCGCCGCCTCCCGGATCATCCAAGTCTTTTTGAGATCCCGCACTGGACGTCGGTGCCGGACGACATCGAATTTCAAAAAAGCACTCCCCAGAGGCGCTGTCACGTCTGGTAGGGTGCAATGGAAATGTGATGTTCATGCCAACGGGAAGCTCACTCGCTGTAAGCCGGAGTCTGAGTGGCCTGTCGGTGGGCTCTTCGCTGCCGCTACCCGCCCATTATTGAAGCACTATGTCTTGGCTCCTCAATCGACGCGGGCCGCTCTTGAGCGCCGGTCGAAGCTCATTCTAACGACGAGCTTGTGGCGGCCAGGCTTGCCAACCCCACAAGGTTGTCCAGCGCCATTCTGTACGCCCACGCCTCCGCCTCCGCCAAGAGTGAGGTAGGCCAAAGGGCGATGTGAGAGCTGATTGCCCCACGCCCTGGACGGCGGCTAAGGCGGCAGAATGCGCCGCCACGAGCCCTGTTCCGCGTGCCCGTTCCGCTACTTCAAATCCTCGCCTTCGGTGATCCGGCTGGTGGTGCTGATGTACGTGCGCTTTCCGTTTCCGTTGCGGAACGTGGAAGACCTGCTGTTCGGGCGCGGCACGGTGCGGACAGGCCGCTGCATGTCTTTCCGGCGATGCCGGTCGCCACCGAGGTCGAACTTGGGCGGATACGGATGCCCACAAGGCTGCCCTAGCGCTTAACGTGTGGGAGGAGCGCGCCGTGCACTTGGGGGCTTCCGAGAGGCGCTGCTGGTTGAAGGCTGACAACAAGAGAGAATTGGCCGCCGCCATCGCCGATATCGCTTCTCCGTGCTTCGCACGTTTCTGGCCTCAGCCGATCGCCTTTTTTAGAAACAACGGCCGGACAGGGCCTGGCGCCGGAGCTCGACACGCCCCTCGCTTCCAACATGAACAGAGGGCAGAAGTTGGGAAGCCGAAAACAGGTGGTGGATGCCGAATGTGATCAGAACAACACGGAGAACCCCGCGAAGGCGCGAAGGTCCGTGCTGGCAGTGTTGAGGCCCGTGACGGTTTCCGCCCACAGTGATGCTCGCTTCGATACCCTGATCGCCAAGCCCTCAGCGGCGTAGGCCTTACTGGAGCGACCGCTTGGGTCGAGGTCCCGCAAGAATTCGGCTTCTGTATAAAGCGTGACTTTGTTTGTGGGATGGAACCCCACAGTGGCGATTGTATCACCCGCGAAATGCCGACCGGCGCGGTCTTCGTCCGCCGCAGCATCGATTTCAGCCGTCAACGTCACGGATAAGAGATCGCTCACCTGGTAGGAGACGGGTACGTCCACGCCGACGCCCCAATCACCTTCTCCAATCGCGCGGCTCCCGGTCGGTAGGGTGAGGCTAGCCTCAATGCCGTAGGAGAGGCCCTTGCC is a genomic window of Sphingomonas nostoxanthinifaciens containing:
- a CDS encoding transcriptional regulator domain-containing protein yields the protein MPTTMNFYGTTSSSAGRAGTPTLDLEGFAWEIVRRHPSYVATGASAVTTYPPARHSIVELIEAVPYLNSWGLCFRGKR